One window of the Methanocaldococcus vulcanius M7 genome contains the following:
- a CDS encoding NADH-quinone oxidoreductase subunit B family protein yields the protein MLKKIARKKCIHAMLVYTGGCNACDIEVVNAVFSPYYDAEQYNVFLTFNPREADILIVTGCVTKVVAESLRQIYEKIPEPKAVIAVGACALMGGVYKNIGGDLGTSEFIAGPVENIIPVDVKVPGCAPRPEDIISGIVKAIPKVIEGK from the coding sequence ATGCTTAAAAAAATCGCAAGGAAGAAGTGTATTCATGCGATGCTTGTTTATACTGGTGGATGTAATGCGTGTGATATTGAAGTAGTTAATGCAGTGTTTTCTCCGTATTATGATGCAGAGCAGTATAATGTTTTTCTCACGTTTAATCCGAGGGAGGCGGATATCTTAATAGTTACAGGATGCGTTACTAAGGTGGTTGCTGAATCGTTGAGGCAGATATATGAAAAGATTCCAGAACCAAAGGCAGTTATTGCCGTAGGGGCGTGTGCTTTAATGGGAGGCGTCTATAAAAATATAGGTGGAGATCTTGGAACTTCGGAGTTCATTGCTGGCCCTGTGGAGAATATTATTCCCGTGGATGTTAAAGTGCCGGGATGTGCTCCAAGACCTGAGGATATAATCTCCGGAATAGTTAAGGCGATTCCTAAGGTTATCGAGGGAAAATAA
- a CDS encoding methanogenesis marker 14 protein, with protein sequence MGIFDVISSIFKKKPKIAYAKSQSVDLIELKRNPYYIVASVELGNTTTKSIITATNMETGKTYIVSKHVKMTRDVRPPKKGEEVFGETLWGVKLTREAVSDMVKEVLLESLKKAGLTVDDLHFVVRSTGVTAGFASPEEVGEMIIALAQGCMKAGVPPAKMTPAMTKDQIPKPFDKYSFLDKIIFDGAVTGVLPPTGKEVVANEMEGELVTAGIKVGSKWTDVDFRNPCMSIDFGTTLAGRITNDTLPYAKVIGNLCGLAGAIADAIARGSGKIDEKTGAALDLSDVKGKPNEELAKEYAEKMHKYIIIKEVPKDVERFGTVPVDPKAAEKAGTTLIGCDVGENGSDLVKLEELGRELVEKSDIPTLLCCLDYVMSEVVRRLVKLAYEKNLINEKSAIGITGRAGITGKKPELIVEKLKTLNIWDNVEENVVFVEDGLALGASVMARCMNCLGTPKVPIGGVRGGGCILSLRRKWQKERGMIRD encoded by the coding sequence ATGGGAATATTTGATGTAATATCTTCAATATTCAAAAAGAAGCCAAAAATTGCCTATGCAAAATCCCAAAGCGTTGATCTAATTGAATTAAAAAGAAATCCCTACTATATTGTCGCATCAGTAGAACTGGGGAACACTACAACCAAATCAATTATTACTGCAACCAATATGGAGACGGGTAAAACATACATAGTTAGCAAGCACGTAAAAATGACAAGAGATGTTAGGCCACCAAAAAAAGGAGAAGAGGTCTTTGGAGAAACACTTTGGGGTGTTAAATTAACAAGAGAAGCCGTCTCGGATATGGTTAAAGAAGTCCTATTGGAAAGTTTGAAAAAGGCAGGGTTAACAGTAGATGATTTACACTTTGTTGTTAGAAGTACAGGGGTTACTGCTGGTTTTGCATCCCCCGAAGAAGTTGGAGAGATGATCATTGCATTAGCCCAAGGATGTATGAAGGCAGGGGTTCCACCAGCGAAGATGACTCCTGCAATGACAAAAGATCAGATACCAAAACCATTCGATAAATACTCTTTTTTAGATAAAATTATCTTTGATGGAGCAGTTACTGGTGTCTTACCTCCAACAGGTAAAGAGGTTGTTGCAAACGAAATGGAAGGAGAACTTGTAACCGCAGGAATAAAAGTTGGAAGCAAGTGGACTGATGTCGATTTTAGAAATCCATGTATGAGTATTGACTTTGGAACCACATTGGCAGGACGAATTACCAACGATACACTTCCCTATGCAAAAGTCATCGGAAACCTCTGTGGATTAGCAGGAGCGATTGCTGACGCTATCGCGAGAGGATCTGGAAAGATAGATGAAAAGACAGGAGCAGCGTTAGATCTCTCAGATGTAAAAGGAAAGCCAAATGAGGAGTTAGCAAAAGAATACGCAGAAAAAATGCACAAGTATATAATTATCAAAGAAGTCCCTAAGGATGTTGAGAGATTTGGAACTGTTCCCGTAGATCCAAAAGCAGCTGAAAAAGCTGGAACTACGTTGATAGGTTGTGATGTTGGAGAAAATGGAAGTGATCTTGTAAAATTGGAAGAACTGGGTAGGGAGTTGGTAGAGAAAAGCGATATTCCTACTCTATTGTGTTGTTTAGATTACGTTATGAGTGAAGTTGTTAGAAGATTGGTAAAGTTAGCATACGAAAAGAACTTAATAAATGAGAAATCTGCAATTGGAATAACTGGAAGGGCTGGAATTACTGGAAAGAAACCTGAGTTAATTGTTGAAAAACTTAAAACGTTAAATATATGGGATAATGTTGAGGAGAATGTTGTATTTGTTGAAGATGGTTTAGCACTTGGAGCTTCGGTAATGGCAAGATGTATGAACTGTCTTGGAACACCAAAAGTTCCGATTGGAGGGGTTAGAGGAGGAGGATGTATACTTTCACTAAGAAGAAAATGGCAGAAAGAAAGAGGAATGATAAGGGACTAA
- a CDS encoding AAA family ATPase has protein sequence MIIKEIKMNNFKSHANSKITFDKGIVAIIGENGSGKSSIFEAVFFALFGVDSNFKYENIISKNRKSVRVELDFEVRGDYYKIIREYDNGGKAKLYKNGKLYASSISAVNKTVSEVLGIDKNLFLNSIYIKQGEIAKFLMLKPAERMETIAKLLGIDEFEKCYQKMGEILKEYKSKLERLEGELSNKKSFEQELRDMEKKLQEKTDELSKINETIKKMKEELKDAEDELSNIEKKKLQYEKFISKLEERKTALELNKQKLNTLKYDFEVITRSIKFLEEHKEEYEKYMSVVNRIEEIENKLKELKESYENYVKLVNKKDILKEDIKKLEEFIDKVNYNGDLEDIEEEIDKIKNKIEKIERIKDLIEELRTLHSEVEKIEGYKKIKIRCEPYYSRYLELEEKYGKLEKLNVEYAKLSQERNSAEENLKKLKTDVEKLSKEIESINIEKIDETLRSIKEKKKMLEKLQREKIDLNKRIGELNSEISQLKKILNELEKVEGRCPLCKTPIDEKRKMELINQHKLKLSEKLKELKNIEHNIEEIEKSIEKLTREIEKEDQLNKTKTIYSEKKKNLEKLIEKLREQEKYLLQIDKRIENYKIDGKPIDEVLRDIKLEMDEIKPYYNNYLSAKKYLEDINEKDIKNKLDKLENKINGWDKEKCKREIDKLRDKEKKLIKIKDVLKELNSKKEELEKVENLLSINYRNYREYLALNEELDRLKKSKQKLENIYNECTSKMSIIEDIKNRYSTKDVISYLESEIYKITKNIEDIKERIKYIHQKLGEINYREEYYEEAKLKVKNKREELEEYKKYEAEINTEIRYINDSIKKLKGKLDELENISKEKEKLSKFIDYLDKIRKIFGRHGFQSYLREKYVPLIQKYLNEAFEEFDLPYNFVELTKDFEVRVHTPEGVLNLDNLSGGEQIAVALSLRLAIANALIGNRIECIILDEPTVFLDENRRAKLAEIFKKVKSIPQMIIITHHRELEEIADVIINVKKEGNVSKVSVS, from the coding sequence ATGATAATAAAAGAAATAAAGATGAACAACTTTAAAAGTCATGCAAACTCAAAAATAACATTTGATAAGGGAATTGTAGCAATTATTGGAGAAAACGGCAGTGGAAAATCATCAATATTCGAAGCAGTGTTTTTTGCACTGTTTGGAGTAGACAGCAACTTTAAATATGAAAATATAATCTCAAAAAACAGAAAATCGGTTAGAGTGGAACTTGACTTCGAAGTTAGAGGAGATTATTATAAAATAATAAGAGAATATGACAACGGAGGAAAAGCCAAATTATACAAAAATGGAAAATTATATGCAAGCAGTATAAGTGCAGTTAATAAAACAGTAAGTGAAGTTTTAGGTATCGATAAAAATCTATTTTTAAATTCTATTTATATAAAACAGGGGGAGATTGCAAAATTTTTAATGCTGAAACCCGCTGAGAGAATGGAAACAATAGCAAAACTCCTCGGTATTGATGAATTCGAAAAGTGCTATCAAAAGATGGGGGAGATTTTAAAAGAATACAAGTCAAAACTTGAGAGATTGGAAGGAGAGTTAAGTAATAAAAAATCCTTCGAGCAAGAATTAAGAGACATGGAAAAAAAACTGCAAGAGAAAACAGATGAACTATCAAAAATTAATGAAACAATTAAAAAGATGAAAGAAGAACTTAAAGATGCGGAAGATGAACTGTCAAATATTGAAAAGAAAAAACTACAATATGAAAAATTTATATCAAAATTAGAAGAAAGAAAAACTGCATTAGAATTAAATAAGCAGAAATTAAACACACTAAAATATGATTTTGAAGTAATAACACGGTCTATAAAATTTTTAGAGGAACATAAGGAGGAATATGAGAAATACATGTCAGTAGTTAATAGAATAGAGGAAATAGAAAACAAACTCAAAGAACTTAAAGAGAGTTATGAGAACTACGTAAAATTAGTAAATAAAAAAGATATACTAAAAGAAGATATTAAAAAATTAGAAGAATTTATTGATAAAGTCAATTATAATGGAGATTTGGAGGATATAGAAGAAGAGATCGATAAAATAAAAAATAAAATTGAAAAAATAGAGCGAATTAAGGATTTAATTGAAGAACTTAGAACCCTACATTCCGAAGTCGAAAAGATAGAGGGATATAAAAAAATTAAAATAAGATGTGAACCATATTATAGCAGATACCTCGAATTAGAAGAGAAATATGGGAAATTAGAAAAATTAAATGTGGAATATGCAAAATTATCCCAAGAGAGGAATTCAGCTGAAGAAAATTTAAAAAAATTAAAAACTGATGTTGAAAAATTATCAAAGGAGATTGAGTCCATAAATATAGAAAAAATAGATGAAACATTAAGATCGATTAAAGAAAAGAAAAAAATGCTTGAAAAATTACAAAGAGAAAAAATAGATCTAAATAAAAGAATTGGAGAGTTGAATAGTGAAATATCGCAATTAAAGAAAATCTTAAACGAACTTGAAAAAGTAGAAGGTAGATGTCCTCTTTGTAAAACTCCAATCGATGAAAAAAGAAAAATGGAACTTATAAATCAACATAAACTTAAACTTTCGGAAAAACTCAAAGAATTAAAGAATATAGAGCATAATATCGAAGAGATAGAAAAAAGTATAGAAAAATTAACAAGAGAAATTGAAAAAGAAGATCAACTAAACAAAACAAAAACCATATATTCAGAAAAAAAGAAAAATCTTGAAAAACTCATAGAAAAGTTGAGAGAGCAAGAGAAATATTTACTACAAATAGATAAACGCATTGAAAACTATAAAATTGATGGAAAACCAATAGATGAAGTTTTAAGGGACATAAAATTAGAAATGGACGAGATAAAACCATATTATAATAATTATCTATCTGCTAAGAAATATTTAGAGGACATTAATGAAAAAGATATAAAAAATAAACTTGATAAACTTGAAAACAAAATAAATGGCTGGGACAAAGAAAAATGTAAAAGAGAGATAGACAAACTTAGAGATAAAGAAAAAAAGTTAATAAAAATTAAAGATGTATTGAAAGAACTCAATAGCAAAAAAGAAGAATTAGAAAAAGTAGAAAATCTGCTAAGTATAAATTACCGAAATTATAGGGAGTATCTGGCTTTAAATGAAGAGTTAGATCGGTTAAAAAAATCAAAACAAAAACTTGAAAACATTTACAATGAATGCACTTCAAAAATGTCAATAATCGAAGATATAAAAAATAGATATTCTACTAAGGACGTTATTTCTTACTTAGAATCTGAAATTTACAAAATTACCAAAAATATTGAGGATATAAAGGAGAGAATAAAATATATACATCAAAAACTTGGAGAAATAAACTACCGCGAAGAGTATTATGAAGAAGCAAAACTTAAAGTCAAAAATAAAAGAGAGGAACTTGAAGAATATAAAAAATATGAAGCGGAGATAAACACTGAAATAAGATATATAAACGACAGTATTAAAAAGTTAAAAGGAAAACTTGATGAGTTAGAAAATATTTCAAAAGAAAAAGAGAAATTATCAAAGTTTATCGATTATTTAGATAAAATAAGAAAGATCTTTGGAAGACATGGATTTCAATCATATCTCAGGGAAAAGTATGTTCCTTTAATTCAAAAATATTTAAATGAGGCATTTGAAGAGTTTGACCTTCCTTACAACTTTGTAGAACTTACAAAAGATTTCGAAGTTAGAGTTCACACTCCCGAGGGTGTGTTAAATTTAGACAACCTTAGTGGAGGAGAGCAGATTGCAGTTGCTCTTTCTTTGAGATTGGCAATAGCTAACGCGTTAATTGGCAATAGAATAGAGTGTATAATACTTGATGAACCTACCGTTTTTCTCGATGAAAACAGAAGAGCAAAGTTAGCTGAGATATTTAAAAAAGTTAAAAGTATTCCTCAAATGATAATAATAACCCATCACAGAGAACTTGAGGAAATAGCCGATGTGATAATAAATGTTAAAAAAGAGGGGAATGTATCAAAAGTTAGCGTAAGTTAA
- a CDS encoding 50S ribosomal protein L11 methyltransferase, translating to MDLTKNKLRLKVPQWHYSLLTDYERLAIFKKVIENTLKGGEVIYDLGTGSGILAMMSAKKAKKVYAIELDPFTYEYAKENVYINGFKNIEVIEGDASLYNFKEKADVIIAELLDTALITEPQVNVLNSIIKRGYLKENAKIIPQKAITTIQLVEAKLNHPYYDEEITSKEISEEIIYEEVDFYKVNPLEVKYNITLEAEERAENLGIKLRTYTILNEDCVSGQTPMLNPPLIFPLNRSADKGEIKILLSYKRGGDLESVKCKFKQ from the coding sequence ATGGACTTAACAAAAAACAAATTAAGGTTAAAAGTTCCTCAATGGCATTACTCTCTATTAACCGACTACGAAAGATTAGCAATATTTAAAAAAGTAATAGAAAATACATTAAAGGGAGGAGAAGTAATTTACGATCTTGGAACTGGATCAGGAATTCTTGCGATGATGTCAGCAAAAAAAGCAAAGAAAGTTTATGCAATTGAACTGGATCCATTTACTTATGAATATGCAAAAGAAAATGTATATATTAATGGTTTTAAAAATATTGAAGTTATCGAAGGAGATGCTTCACTTTACAACTTTAAAGAAAAAGCAGATGTGATCATAGCAGAACTGTTAGATACTGCTTTGATAACCGAACCACAAGTAAACGTCCTAAACTCAATAATAAAAAGAGGTTATTTAAAAGAAAACGCTAAAATAATCCCTCAAAAAGCTATAACAACAATTCAACTTGTAGAGGCAAAACTAAACCATCCTTACTATGATGAAGAGATAACATCTAAGGAGATCTCAGAAGAGATAATATACGAAGAGGTAGATTTTTATAAAGTAAATCCTCTTGAGGTAAAATATAACATAACATTAGAAGCAGAAGAAAGAGCAGAAAATCTCGGAATAAAGTTAAGAACCTATACCATATTAAATGAGGACTGTGTTTCTGGTCAAACACCAATGTTAAATCCTCCACTTATATTTCCACTAAATAGAAGTGCAGATAAAGGAGAAATAAAAATACTCCTCTCATATAAAAGAGGAGGGGACTTAGAAAGTGTTAAATGCAAATTCAAACAATGA
- a CDS encoding molybdenum cofactor biosynthesis protein MoaE produces the protein MIVKDYEEFCRLLDSYICKYRGKFGCVITFNGFVREYDLKDGEKISTDGMSIEKDIFKKLEPILEEAKRRFGIIDALFYHNTGFLKVGERIASIAVFAKHRGEGFKALEFIVEEMKKHH, from the coding sequence ATGATTGTTAAAGATTATGAAGAGTTTTGTAGATTGTTAGATTCATATATATGTAAATATAGAGGAAAATTTGGATGTGTGATAACCTTTAATGGATTTGTTAGAGAGTATGATTTAAAAGATGGAGAAAAAATTTCCACAGATGGAATGTCTATTGAAAAAGACATTTTTAAAAAATTAGAGCCGATTTTAGAAGAAGCAAAACGTAGATTTGGTATAATAGATGCCTTATTTTACCATAATACTGGATTTTTAAAAGTTGGGGAGAGAATTGCATCTATTGCAGTTTTTGCAAAACATAGGGGGGAGGGATTTAAGGCATTGGAATTTATTGTTGAAGAGATGAAAAAACATCACTAA
- a CDS encoding methanogenesis marker 16 metalloprotein gives MVNVITIEELKKYIRNNEEEKLEEVDIVTSATCGIMSGTAGIFHIPFNETFKRAEEIYLNDIKGTVGICPNEFLGKVDAIFYGEVGFLFKDLVKGKSFEAKAICEGKIYKNEIKLEDLPTAKMLGTRMAFKNYTAITNTSDSKVNTIFHRLPIKKGEASFSGCGMFNPLENMNIKNEKDIIGKKALLNGAEGLILGFGTRSSIDKPNLMISADMKEMDPYYLGGFITSNGVEIYNTIAIPIYVKNHINALKKLDKDIALPLVNIFGREIIDIGNYAEVWENVDLRPKIKQENCKNCNNCIAEENCPTLAIKRENGKIKITEDCFGCGVCNICPYNVFETKLGSICGIPITCRQSDRKRALKLANDLKDRILKGNFKLNLPTE, from the coding sequence GTGGTAAACGTTATAACTATTGAAGAATTGAAAAAATACATAAGAAACAACGAAGAAGAAAAACTCGAGGAAGTAGATATTGTAACCTCAGCTACATGTGGAATAATGTCTGGAACTGCTGGGATCTTTCATATTCCATTTAATGAAACATTCAAGAGAGCAGAAGAGATCTACTTAAACGATATAAAAGGTACGGTTGGAATTTGCCCCAATGAATTTTTAGGAAAGGTTGATGCGATATTTTACGGAGAAGTTGGATTTTTATTTAAAGATCTTGTTAAAGGAAAAAGTTTTGAAGCAAAAGCCATATGTGAGGGAAAAATATATAAAAATGAAATAAAACTTGAAGATCTGCCAACAGCTAAAATGTTAGGGACAAGAATGGCATTTAAAAATTACACTGCAATTACGAACACCTCAGATAGTAAAGTTAACACAATATTTCATAGATTACCAATAAAAAAAGGAGAGGCCTCTTTTTCTGGATGTGGAATGTTCAATCCACTTGAAAATATGAATATAAAAAATGAAAAAGATATAATTGGAAAAAAAGCACTTTTAAATGGAGCTGAAGGATTAATATTAGGATTTGGGACAAGATCCTCAATAGATAAGCCAAATTTAATGATCTCAGCAGATATGAAAGAAATGGATCCCTACTACTTAGGAGGGTTTATAACATCAAACGGAGTAGAGATATATAATACAATAGCAATTCCAATATACGTTAAAAACCATATAAATGCTCTAAAAAAGCTTGATAAAGATATTGCATTACCACTTGTTAATATTTTTGGAAGAGAAATTATAGATATTGGAAATTATGCAGAGGTCTGGGAAAATGTAGACCTAAGGCCAAAAATAAAGCAAGAAAACTGTAAAAATTGTAATAATTGCATAGCTGAGGAAAACTGCCCTACTCTCGCTATAAAACGAGAAAATGGTAAAATAAAAATAACAGAAGATTGTTTTGGATGTGGAGTTTGTAATATCTGCCCCTACAATGTTTTTGAAACAAAACTCGGATCTATATGTGGAATTCCAATAACATGCAGGCAATCAGATAGAAAGAGAGCTCTAAAATTAGCAAACGACTTAAAAGATAGAATTTTAAAAGGAAATTTTAAGCTCAATTTACCAACCGAGTAG
- a CDS encoding zinc metalloprotease HtpX gives MLETIKTYFLMALLVALIYIVCLLLHIHPLIAILLALIPNIIAYYMSDKFVLMSYNARIIDENEMPWLHQIVERTARKAGLPKPKVAIVPTITPNAFATGRNANNAVVAVTEGILQVLSPEELEGVIGHEIGHIKHNDILISTVVATLAGAIMYIAQWMLYWGGIFFVSEEEDSNPLELIGTILLLILAPIAAALIQFAISRQREFYADEEGAKLTHPLWLANALAKLEKSVELHPMEGGNPATAHMFIINPFRKDFIAKLFSTHPPTEERIERLLEMCKKMKKGGQKW, from the coding sequence ATGTTGGAAACCATAAAAACCTATTTCTTAATGGCTTTACTTGTAGCGTTGATCTATATAGTATGTTTACTACTCCACATCCATCCATTGATCGCGATACTTTTAGCGTTGATTCCGAACATTATAGCATATTATATGAGTGATAAATTTGTTTTAATGAGTTATAACGCAAGAATTATTGATGAAAACGAAATGCCTTGGCTACATCAAATAGTTGAAAGAACCGCAAGAAAAGCAGGGCTTCCAAAACCAAAAGTTGCGATAGTGCCAACCATCACTCCAAATGCGTTCGCAACAGGAAGAAATGCAAATAATGCCGTGGTCGCAGTAACAGAGGGAATATTGCAGGTCTTATCTCCAGAGGAATTGGAAGGAGTTATAGGACATGAAATTGGGCATATAAAGCATAATGATATATTAATAAGCACAGTAGTTGCAACATTAGCAGGAGCAATTATGTATATAGCACAATGGATGCTTTACTGGGGAGGGATCTTTTTCGTTTCTGAGGAAGAGGATAGTAATCCGTTGGAGTTAATTGGGACAATTTTGTTGTTGATATTAGCCCCAATTGCTGCTGCTTTAATACAATTTGCCATTTCACGACAGAGAGAGTTTTATGCAGATGAAGAAGGAGCAAAACTAACTCATCCCTTATGGTTAGCAAATGCTCTCGCGAAATTAGAAAAAAGTGTAGAACTTCATCCGATGGAAGGTGGAAATCCTGCAACTGCACACATGTTTATAATAAATCCATTTAGAAAGGATTTTATTGCGAAACTCTTTTCAACACACCCCCCAACAGAAGAAAGGATAGAGAGATTATTAGAAATGTGTAAGAAAATGAAAAAAGGTGGCCAAAAGTGGTAA
- a CDS encoding metallophosphoesterase family protein: MLFVHIADNHLGYRQYNLDDREKDIYKAFKTCIDQILEIRPDVVLHCGDLFNDIRPPVRALKVAMQGFKKLKEKGIKVYIVAGNHETPRRESEDTPISLFRDYVHILNGYDVIDGEIFLCGTRFHRKSKREKILEKLKEFEVKAKSYNKRILMLHQGVNPYLPYDYEIELFDLPKFNYYALGHVHSRILERVNEGILAYSGSTEIIYRNEYENYKKEGKGFYLVDYSKNELDLSDIEKINIECREFVEVNIKDEKSLNEAINTIKKCKDKPVVYGKIKKEFKPLFDLISNKILINKAVLVDDEFVNINDNLDIEAIDIKKTLIEYANKQGVDGNLVLELYKCLLTNDDWKHLLQNYYNSKFRG, encoded by the coding sequence ATGCTATTTGTTCATATTGCTGATAATCATCTTGGATATAGACAATACAACTTAGATGATAGAGAAAAAGACATATATAAAGCGTTTAAGACATGTATTGATCAAATATTAGAAATTAGGCCTGATGTAGTTTTACATTGTGGAGATCTTTTCAATGATATAAGACCTCCAGTTAGAGCGTTAAAAGTGGCAATGCAGGGTTTTAAAAAACTAAAAGAAAAGGGAATTAAAGTTTACATTGTAGCAGGAAATCATGAAACTCCAAGAAGGGAAAGTGAAGACACCCCTATATCCCTTTTCAGAGATTATGTTCATATATTAAACGGATATGATGTGATAGATGGAGAGATATTTCTCTGTGGAACTCGATTTCATAGGAAAAGTAAAAGAGAGAAAATTCTCGAAAAATTAAAAGAATTTGAAGTTAAGGCAAAATCATACAATAAAAGGATATTAATGCTACATCAAGGAGTAAATCCCTATCTTCCATACGATTATGAGATTGAACTTTTTGATCTCCCTAAATTTAATTACTATGCCCTTGGACATGTTCATAGTAGAATATTGGAGAGAGTAAATGAAGGGATATTGGCTTATAGCGGTTCAACAGAAATAATTTATAGAAATGAATATGAAAACTACAAAAAAGAGGGTAAAGGGTTTTATTTAGTGGATTATAGTAAAAATGAACTTGATCTTTCAGATATAGAGAAGATAAATATTGAATGTAGAGAATTTGTAGAGGTAAATATTAAAGATGAGAAGTCATTAAACGAAGCAATAAACACAATAAAAAAATGTAAAGATAAACCAGTCGTTTATGGGAAAATAAAAAAAGAATTTAAACCTCTTTTTGATTTAATAAGCAATAAAATCTTAATAAATAAGGCGGTCTTAGTAGATGATGAATTCGTAAATATAAACGATAATTTAGATATTGAAGCAATAGATATTAAAAAAACATTAATTGAATATGCAAATAAGCAAGGTGTGGATGGGAATTTGGTATTAGAGCTTTATAAGTGCTTATTAACGAATGATGACTGGAAACACTTGCTACAAAACTATTACAACTCTAAATTTAGGGGATGA
- a CDS encoding V4R domain-containing protein has product MAIRFSIDEISKSNRHTLGRDIDVAVFRLIRFMDLEKYLGRGAHGVIYECGRELGQSLNPKNIDDLIKFCEEYKIGKIEVVNKNPIQIRVYECISCSGLPEVGETLCWFEGGFIAGCLEKILNKKVRAKETHCAGLGDDFCQFEITTL; this is encoded by the coding sequence ATGGCAATAAGGTTCTCAATTGATGAGATCTCAAAATCTAACAGACATACATTAGGAAGAGATATAGATGTAGCAGTTTTTAGATTAATAAGGTTTATGGATTTAGAGAAATACTTGGGAAGAGGTGCCCATGGAGTTATTTATGAATGTGGAAGAGAACTGGGACAAAGTTTAAATCCGAAGAACATAGATGACTTAATTAAGTTTTGTGAAGAGTATAAAATTGGAAAAATAGAGGTTGTAAATAAAAATCCAATACAAATTCGAGTATACGAGTGTATCTCCTGCTCAGGTCTTCCCGAAGTTGGAGAAACATTGTGCTGGTTTGAAGGAGGGTTTATAGCAGGATGTTTAGAGAAAATACTAAATAAAAAAGTTAGAGCCAAAGAAACTCACTGTGCAGGTTTGGGAGACGATTTTTGCCAATTTGAAATTACCACACTATAA
- a CDS encoding respiratory chain complex I subunit 1 family protein has protein sequence MISEVASVLGIPALAFAISTYIPGIQRKIEARIHQRIGPNILSPGFWSVFKFIFKEVKVPDASLPRLYNLLPLLSIAVLWVILAITSLTSFHILSNEIGIVGFLKLEEMMYVILGSLSFSIMGWRMPYIDECKGTPFIKTLKISLEQLGAIRSFKMITIGSFPFYLATFLPFIQKKSIFLKDIIGEPFLLSLAGIFGAVCYFIGYLIMIKEYPFSITHTKADVIEGPTMELIGRYRAIYLASTELLMITLGSLFATLYLGIAPDINNPITIVENLAIAVIFPILATFVRAFSPVLLFRQIYPISYVATLIGVIGFVFALLGW, from the coding sequence ATGATCAGTGAAGTTGCTTCTGTATTGGGAATTCCAGCGTTGGCATTTGCAATCTCTACATACATTCCTGGTATCCAAAGGAAGATAGAAGCGAGAATACATCAGAGAATTGGGCCAAATATTTTATCTCCAGGATTTTGGTCGGTTTTTAAATTTATATTCAAGGAGGTAAAAGTTCCAGATGCCAGTTTACCTCGTTTATATAATTTACTTCCTCTTCTTTCTATCGCAGTATTGTGGGTTATCTTAGCAATAACTTCGTTAACATCGTTTCATATCTTATCAAATGAGATCGGTATTGTAGGATTTTTAAAGTTAGAGGAGATGATGTATGTTATTCTTGGTTCGTTATCTTTTTCTATAATGGGATGGAGGATGCCATACATTGATGAATGTAAAGGAACACCATTTATAAAAACATTGAAAATATCACTTGAACAGTTAGGAGCGATCAGAAGTTTTAAAATGATAACCATCGGATCCTTTCCTTTTTATTTAGCAACATTTCTCCCATTTATCCAAAAAAAGAGCATCTTTTTAAAAGATATTATTGGAGAGCCATTTTTATTATCACTTGCGGGGATTTTTGGAGCAGTTTGTTATTTTATAGGATATTTGATAATGATAAAAGAGTATCCATTTTCAATAACACATACTAAGGCGGATGTTATTGAAGGGCCAACGATGGAGTTGATTGGAAGGTATAGAGCGATCTATTTGGCAAGCACTGAACTTTTAATGATAACACTTGGTAGTTTATTTGCAACTTTGTATTTGGGAATTGCCCCTGATATAAATAATCCTATCACTATTGTTGAGAACTTAGCCATTGCAGTGATCTTTCCAATATTAGCAACGTTTGTTAGAGCATTCTCTCCTGTTCTATTATTTAGGCAGATATATCCTATTTCCTATGTGGCAACATTGATCGGCGTGATTGGTTTTGTCTTTGCACTACTCGGTTGGTAA